From Pseudodesulfovibrio nedwellii:
CGGCCAATAAAAAACCGGTACATCCTTGATGCGGAAGGCCGAACGATAGAGATGAACGCGACCGTCCAAAGTGACATCGCCTTCCTCGGAAGTCACAGACCACGCGGGCTTCTCTCCAGAACAAGACGTAACTTTGGCATTTTTGAAAGAATAGCTATCGCCTTTATTCTTGGCGACCCGATCAGCTTCGACATAAATATGCGGCTTGGCCATGAACAACTTGCCCTTCTTGAGCCAGCCAGTCATGTTATTCAGATCAAATTCGCCTTCCTCCGCCTGAAGGAAATCACCACCCCACTGCGCTCGGATATTTCCCTTAAGGAAAACCCAACCCGTGGACTGATAATACCGTGCAAAATCAGCGCGCAACTGATCCTCACCAAGACTCAACGAGCAGTTGCCAAAGGCTTCCATATACTCACTGGTATGATCGCCCACCACCCGATCAGCGGAAAAAGTCCATTCGGCTTGATCAGGTTGTTCGACAGGGGCTTCGGGCACGTATCGACGCACCCGATTCGGCTCGGGAGTCTTGCCGATGAGTGTCCACGGCAGGCACAACGAGAGAACAAGGATCGCTCCTGCGACCAGAGCTATGTGCGTCAACTTTCGTTTCAAGAAAATCTCTTCCTACCTGGATGTCAGGTACGGGTTGTCCTGGTTCAAATAATTTTGCACGTAATCCTTTGCCCCATCTTCGAGACTCGTCATTTTCACGTCGCACCCAACAGCTGAGAGCTTGCCCATGTCTGCCTGGGTAAAATACTGATATTTATCACGAATAGATTCAGGCATGGGAATATATTCAATATTCGGCTCTTTATCCAGCGCAGTAAAAACCGAATTGGCCAAATCATTCCAGGTTCTTGCAGTTCCTGTACCGATATTAAAGATGCCGCCCGTATCCTTATGTTCCAAAAACCAAGCCATAATATCGACGCAGTCCTTAATATATACGAAGTCACGCTTCTGACCGCCGTGGGGATATTCATCACGGTAGGATTTGAACAATTTAAGTTGGCCGGTCTCCAAAATCTGTTTGTGTGCTTTGCAGATGACCGATTTCATATCATCTTTATGGTATTCGTTAGGCCCAAATACATTGAAAAACTTGAGACTGACAATCTGATCGAGAATACCAGAATCCTTGGCCCAGATATCGAACAGCTGCTTGGAATAGCCATACATATTCAACGGCCTGAGTTTATCTATGCCATCATGGTCGTCCTTGAAACCATACTCGCCATTCCCATAGGTCGCTGCGCTGGAAGCGTTAATGAACCGTGCTCCATGGGCAAGGCAAAATCGACATACATACTGTGTATAGCGGTAATTATTTTCCATAAGGAAATCGGCATCCAGTTCCGTGGTGGAAGAACAGGCGCCCATATGGATAACCGCATCAGTTTCAAATTGATCATCGCCTTCAAGAATAAATTTGAGGAACTGATCGCGGTGCAAATAGTCCTGATAGCGCAACCCCACAAGGTTGCTCCATTTCTCACTCGTGGAGAGGTTGTCGACAACCAAAATGTCATCGATACCCATCTGGTTGAGCTTCCAGACCATGGCGCTGCCAATGAACCCTGCGCCACCCGTGACTATATACATAAAATCTCCTCGTTGACGAAAAATGACACACCGTTACGGTGTAAACAACTATACATACTGTGTTAGCGACAGGGACGCAACCCGAAGAATCAGGACTTTCCTGCCGCCTTCATACATTTATTATTGTATTATTTTTTAGCAGCCCCCCCTTGCGCCATGCACAACTCTTGCGTATATTCATAAAACATGTGGCACCAGCTTATTCAAACTCATTGGAAATAATCTCTAAAGGAGTGAAATCATGAATCAATCCAAAAAAATGCTCATGCTGACTCTTGCCGCTGTCATGGTGTTCACCTTCGCCATGGCTGCAACCGCAAGTGCAAAGATGGTCAAACAAGTCGATAATTTTATCCTCTTTGTTGACCAGTCAGGCTCTATGGCCATGACCCATGAAGGTCTCGGTGAGAAAAAGATCGATCTGGCCGTACAGACGATCAAGGCAATGAACAAGGCTATCCCCGAGCTTGACTACAACTCTGCCGTGTTCATGTTTGCCCCGTTCGAAGCCAAATGCCCACCCAAGGCATACGACAAGGCTTCTGTAGACGCTGCAGCGGATCGTATCACGACTGAATATGAAATTTTCAATCGCAGCACTCCTCTGGGCGCAGGCCTGGCAGATGTCGCCCCTGTAGTTGCCAGCATGTCGGGTAAAACCGCTCTGGTTATCTTCACTGATGGAGATTCCAACATCGGCGCCGACCCTGTCGGTGTTGCTCAGGATCTGTACAAGACTTACGGCGACAACCTGTGTGTCCACGTTGTCAGCTTTGCCGACAACGCAGCTGGCGAAGCCACCATCAACGGCATCCGCAAGGCGTTCCCCTGCTCCGTAGCAACCGACGCAGCGACCTTGATGAACACAGCAGCCATGGATCAGTATGCAGAACAGGTTTTCTACGATGTAGTCGCAGATGAACCTACACCTGCTCCTGTAGTAACCCCGATGGCCAAAGAAGTTGTATCTTTCAACCTGAACTTCGGCTTTGACAAGTATGCAATCACCGACGAGATGGTTCCTGTGCTTGAACAGGCTAAGATGATTCTGGAAGAAGACTCTGCAGCAACGTACGAAGTGTCTGGTTACACTGACTCCACCGGTGCAGAAGCATACAATCAGGGTCTGTCCGAACGCCGCGCCAACTCCGTCGTGGAATGGCTGACCGCCAACGGCATTGACGCTTCCCGCCTGGAAGCCAAGGGCTATGGCGAAACCAATCCGAAGTATGACAATACCACCAAGGAAGGCCGCAGGCTGAATCGTAGGGTTGAAATCCAAACCAAGTAGAGCTATACAGAAATGGCTGGGCGACACTGTCGCCCAGCCTATAGCTCTGGTTAGAGGATTCAACACCATGAAGACATTTGTTTTATCAGCCTTTTTGGCCGCATTTCTGACCGGGGCTTTTTTTGTGCCCGCTGCAAATGCTCAAGACACTACCGCCACCACCAAGGTGGCAATAGCTGCTCCAAGCGCAACAACACCAGCCGTATCCAGTAAAAATCTACCGATTTATCTTGATCATGACTTGGCTAAAAAACATGCGGATTTCACCCGTTTTGCCAAAGTCCGGGTCAAAGCCATGGACAGAAACCACCGTCTGGCCAAAAGCCGCATGCAGATCACCAAACTTTCCAACGGCTCCTACAAAGCTCTCTATCACGCCATCGACTATGCAACTGTAGTCTGCAAAGTACGCCGCTCCAGCTCAAAATCCATTCCATATGTTGCGATTCTTAGTTACCGTGAAATGATCATGGAAACGACTGCATTATCCCCTGAAAAATGTCGTACAGGCGAATTCAAACCAGTCTCAATTATCCCCAACCGCCAGATATTCAGCCACAAAAAGGGCCGCTGGCAATAACAAAAAGGTTGACCTTCGCAGGACGAACTCACAGCTCGGTCTTGTCGTGCGTCTCCCCTCCAGCAGGAACAATCATGGACGGACAGAAAAGAAAAGATATCAGCCCCGGTTTGCAAGTAAATATAGTCCTGAAAAAAGACCAACGATCCGGCAGACTGACCCAGGGGGTCGTCGCCAAACTCCTGACAAAATCCCCAACTCATCCCCATGGCATCAAGGTTCGCCTTGAAGACGGTCAGGTCGGACGAGTCAAAGAAATTCTCCCGGAATAAGGTCGTCCCTTCATGACCATGCACATATGGGTCGATGCGGACGCCTGTCCCAATATTATCAAGGACATTCTGTACAAGGTTGTCGCACGGCGTCAGGTCAAACTGACACTGGTGGCCAACATATCTCTTTCCGTACCATCTTCGCCTCTCATCAATTCCATTGTTGTCCCTTCCGGCTTTGACGAAGCCGACAATGAAATTGCCCGTCAGGTCTCACCCGGCGATCTGGTAATCACTGCTGATATCCCTCTGGCAAATGCCATTGTGGATAAAGGTGCTACTGGCCTCAACCCTCGTGGCGAGTTGTACACCGAGGATAATGTCAAAGGCCTGCTACGCATGCGCAACCTTACGGAAGAACTCCGTAGCGGTGGAATGGTAGCGGGTGGCCCGCCACCGATCGGTCCTAAAGACAAACAGGAATTTACCAACCAACTCGACCGATTCCTGACACGAAACATGAAAAAGCCCGTCCTCTAAGAGGACGGGCTTTTTATTTCTATTCTCAAACAACTCACATTGTTCAAATGACGCTACAAAACGTCACAATACTACTATTCAGCAAGCTTTACCTTAATGGCAGCAGCAATAGCCTTACCCTGCTCGTAGCATTTTGCCAAAGCATCGTGATCAGGCACATACTTAACCTTGACCGGGTCCACGACTTCCATATTCATGTCGTTCAGCCACTGGGTCAGGACCTTGACGCACTCACCGGACCAACCAAAGGAACCGATGGCTGAACCAATCTTGTCCTTCGGACGCAATCCCTTCATGTACGTCATCATGTCGGACATAAGCGGCAAAATACCATTATTGTGTGTCGGGGAACCAAGAATCACGGCAGCGGAGTCAAAGACTTCGTGCATAACTTCGGAATGATGGTTGTACTTCATGGACATGAGTCGCACGGAGACACCTTCATCTACCAAGGCGCTTGCCACGGCTGTGGCCATCTTCTCCGTGGAATGCCACATGGAATCATAGACGATGACGGCTTTGTTCTTGGGCTTCTGTTCAGCATACTCAACGTACTTGTCCATGGCCCACTGACAATCTTCACCACGGAACATAAGACCGTGATCAGGGCAGAGCATGTCCAACTCAAGATTCATTTCTTTCAAGAGCTTCATAGTCTTGAGCACGACCGGGGAGTATGGCAGCACGATATTCGCGTAGTAGAAACGCATCAGTTCTTCCAACTTATAGCGATCCACTTCATCGGCGAAACGCTCGGAAGTAGCCCAGTTCTGCCCAAAAGCGTCATTGGTAAAGGCTATTTTGTCTTCCGGGCAGTAGGTCAACATGGAATCAGGCCAGTGCAGCATACGGGTCTCAATAAATGAAAGATGCCGTTTGCCGATACAAATTTCAGTCCCGGTGGGAACCACTTCAACAGGCCAATCCTTGTAATGGAAATGGGCCATCATGGCTTTCTGCCCCATGGGAGAAGTATAAATTTTCTTGGGCTGGTATTTTTCAATGGCCAACGCCAGACAACCGGCGTGATCGGGCTCAAGATGGTTGATAACAAAATAATCGATTTTGCGATCACCCAACACCTGAGCGATATTGCACTGGAGGGTACCCCAGAACTCTTCCGCGACGGTGTCGACCAGGGTAACATTCTCATCCATGATCAAAAAGTTATTGTACGTAGTTCCCATCGGGGAATTGGAATAGCCATGAAAATTCCGGCGATTCCAGTCTACCGAACCAATCCAGAAAATATCATTCTTAATTTCAACTGGTTTCATTTCTCTCTCCACATTGAACAGTCAATCAATCGTTATGGCAAAAAGAGACGCGAGCAACAGCACGCGTCTCAGGCCCGAAGTCTTCAGGCGAAAATTTAATCTTCCGGGACAAAGTTGTCCTTGGGAGCGCCGCAAATGGGGCACAACCAGTCTTCAGGCAGGTCATCAAAACTGGTACCAGCCGGGATGTCGGAATCAGGGTCACCCTGCTCAGGGTCGTACACATAGCCGCAAATTTCACACACATATTTCTGCATGGGTCCATTCTCCTTTTGGTCTGTCATATTCGCAGTCGCCGCCGCCGCTGTCAACTTATCCGGGTTTGTTTCAACCGGCAATTCACAATCAGCTTTGGTTGATCCTGGCCCCATAAGGGGACGAAAGCACTTCTTGGTGCCACCGCAGATAGGGCATCGCCATTCATCCGGGATGTCTTTGAAAAAAGTTCCTTTGGGGATCTTCCCCCTGCGGTCACCCTTATCAGGGTTGTATATATACCCGCAATTCACGGTCTGGCATTGATACATTTCTTCCGGATTTGCCATGGCTGCTCCACAAAAATTTGGGGTAAAAAGGGCGGGCATCAAAGCCCGCCCGTACAGATGTCTTTTTAAACATCAAGAGTGATACGGATGTCCCACTCCTGACGTCAAACTACGCAGCCCAGAGGCCGTGCAGATTGCAATATGCTCTCACTGAGATATCACCGGACAGGCCACAAGCACAGAACTCGGCTTCAGGAGCATCTCCGGGTTTAATCATTTTGACAAAACAGGTGTCACCGACCATGACTTCAATCCACTCAATATAATGTTTTTCTTCCATAGGATGAGCAACCTCACCGACCTTGACGGTAATCTTGTCGCCATCCTTGGTCATGACAGGCACATGCTTTTCGACAGCGGCATCGACGGTATTCTCGGCCATAAGAACCATGTCCTGACCGCAACAAACGAGGTCTCCAGCGCCTTCATGAATAGCCAAGACGATGTTACCACACGCTTCACACTTGTAAATTTCACCCATTTTGATTCCCATGTCTCAATCTCCTTAAATAATGTGGTTTACCAGTTGGTATCTTTCATTTCGAAATGAGCCTGGGGATGATCACAGGCCGGACACTTGGCGGGAGCAGTCGTACCGGTATGGTTATAGCCACAGTTCTGGCATCGCCACACGATTTCAGTATCCTTTTTAAAAACTTTACCGGCCTCGATATTGGCTATCAAAGACTTGTAACGTTCCTCATGATATGCCTCGGCAATGGCGATGTTCTCCATGACACAGGCGATCTCGGTAAAACCTTCGTCCCGTGCGATCTTGGCAAAATCAGGGTACATGCATTCGTGTTCTTCTTTCTCTCCGGCGGCTGCTGCATACAAATTTTCCAGCGTGGTGCCGATCTTTCCAGCAGGGAAAGTCGCTGTAATTTCAGCGTCGCCACCTTCAAGAAATTTGAACAAACGCTTGGCGTGTTCCTTTTCATGATTGGCTGTTTCCGTAAAAATATTGAATATCTGAACGTATCCTTCCTTTTTCGCCACGCTGGCAAAATAGGTGTATTTGTTACGGGCCTGAGACTCGCCGATGAAAGCGGTCAAAAGATTCTTTTCAGTCTGTGTACCTTTGAGCGACATTGAAGCTCCTCCTACCCGACTGAATGCCGGGTTGATGCTGATTAGTGAGTTTTCACCAGTTCATTACACCAAATATTTGGCGTTGTCGTATTATTTTGTCTCATCAAAAACACGATTATGCAGAGGTTGCACGATATGATTTTGACCACGCTCATTAACTAGGAATCATTCCTAATTAATAATTTTAATGCTGTCAAGTTACTTTTCTTAAAAATAAACAGAAAAATCATGTTGATAAACGACACGAGCCAGACAAGGGACTCCCTGTCTGGCTCGTAACTGCTCACAGGAACAGTGTGTCACGAATTCATATTTACTGCTGTTCTTTCTGACACTTTGGGCAAATGCCCACGAATTCGACATTAGTATTCAGAATTTTATAACCCGCAGCATATTCTTCAGGCAATTGCGGAATGACAATATCACATTCCACATCAGCAACTGCGGTACAAATTTCACATCTGATATGAGGATGGGGTTCAGCTGTCCCATCAAATCGTTTCTGTTCACCAGGGCCACCCAGCTTGAGAATTAATCCTTGAGACGAAAGGAATTCAAGATTTCTGTACACCGTACCAAGACTGATACGGGGAATGATCTTGCGAACCATATCATAGACTTCATCTGCAGTGGGGTGACATGTCACCTTCTGCAATTCTTCCAATATCACTTTCCGTTGTTTGGAAAGGCGAAAACCCATTTCATGCGCCATGGAGAATCCTCCGATTTATTTAATAACAATTACTATTAACAAAAACAGCAACTGTCAAGATGTATCATCTGTCGTTTTGTAACAGTTCCCACTAACGTAGAATTTGATTTCGTGCAAATGGCTGAAGCATGCTATTTTGCGGACTTTTCGTTCTAAAAACGAATTCTTACCCTTCATGTTGACGCAAAAAAAAAGACCCGACTATTGTCGGGCCTCTTTTCATTATATTCAGGATGTCTCTAATTACGGAACTTGGCTACGAGTTCCGACAGGTTCTGTGCCATTTCCGAAACCTCCAGAATACCACGATTGGATTCCTGGATGCCGGAAAGGACTTCTTGCGACAGATCATTAATCTGCGTCACCCGAGTATTAATTTCATCGGATGTCGAGGATTGTTGTTCGGCCGCCGCTGCGATCCCGTTGACTCTGTCCGCTATGGAGTTGGAATGCTGCACGATTTCGTCCAGTACACCACCGGCTTTCTGGGCCATGCCAGACGTATTGAGCACACGTTCCTTAGCACTGTCCATTTCCTTGACGACATCTGCCGTGGACTGCTGAATCAAAGAAATGGCACCTTCCACTTCCTTGGTAGCATCCATGGTTTTCTCAGCCAGCTTCCTGACTTCATCAGCAACAACCGCAAAGCCGCGACCGGCTTCACCAGCTCGGGCAGCCTCAATAGCTGCATTCAAAGCCAACAGATTGGTCTGGTCAGCTATATCATTAATAACAGCCATGACCTTGCCGATATTTTCTGCACGACTGGACAAGGAGCCCAAGGCTACTGCCAGATTTTCAGTGATATCAGCCACAGTGTTAATTTCGACCACAGTTTCACCAACCACGGTACCGCCATCAGCGGCAACCTTGTTGGCTCGGTTGGAAGCCTCGGCAGTCTCGGAAGCGTTTCTGGCCACTTCAAGAACAGTGGCATTCATTTCTTCCATGGCCGTTGCGACCTGACTGGTCTGATCTGCCGTAGTATCCACACCACGAGCCAGTTCACGCATATGGTCAGACAAAGCGTCAGAAGCCTCATTAAGCCTGTTGGCAACTTCGGTGACTTCGTTGGCGACCACCAGCAGATTCTGCCGTTGCAAATCAATGTTCTTCTTGTCCTCTTCCTCACGGGTCAGATCAATAAGCACACAGATGACGCCCACAGCCTTGCCTTCTGCATCCTTAAGAGGAGAAGCCTCAAAGAGGAGTGGGAAGTCTACACCGTCATTACGCTGGTAAACGAATCGCCCGGTAACAGGCTCGCCAAGACCAATGACGTCAGCCGCATTACAAGTGGCCTCATTCTCAGAATCACAGACGAAGATATCGGAAACAAACCGTCCCTTGACCTCCTCTTCCGAGAGACCAAGAATTGTCCGCAGAGGCGGATTGATAAACTGAAGACGCAAGTCCTTATCCGACACGAAGAGCGGCACCACAATGCCATCGAGTACGCTCTGATTGTACTGAAGTTGATCCCTGATCTGATCAACCATCTCACCGAGATATCGCGACAGGGAGCCAAGTTCATCGCTGCCTGTCACCGTAAACTTGGCATCAAGATTGCCTTTGCTCACTTCTTCTGTGGTGGCTGCGATGTTTGTAATGCGATTAACAATTGCCCGACGCATGAAAATGATCAGGGCTGTCAGCAATGCAATCACGCCAAAAACAGAGATTGCTGCGGACTTGAATTGGTTGTCCTTAAGGGCATTGAACTGTGGGCTGACATCAATGGCCACGACCATGGAACCAAGAATTTTCCGGCTCCTGCCATGACAATGATAACACTCAGCACTATTCTCAATTGATTTCACCTCGGCAAAATGCAATTTGCCGTCGATATCCATGAGTTCACCCGCAACGATCTTTTCTTTCAAACTCTTCCGAATAAGATCGGGAAGCCCATTTTCATGACGAATCTTGAAAATATTCTTTCTTTCGGCTTCAGGCTCAGTGGCGTAGGTAACCTCACCCTTATAGTCAGTCATATAGACTTTGGTATCCGGGTACCGTGCGGCCATATCCTCGAATTTGATCTCGGTACCTTCGTTATCCCCCACTGCCATGGGATCTTCGATGGCAATATACAGCATATCAGCCACACGTTCAGCGGCTGACTCAACTTCATGCAGGGTATGATCCCTTGTAGAAATAGAATTGTAGATGAACAGT
This genomic window contains:
- the rfaD gene encoding ADP-glyceromanno-heptose 6-epimerase codes for the protein MYIVTGGAGFIGSAMVWKLNQMGIDDILVVDNLSTSEKWSNLVGLRYQDYLHRDQFLKFILEGDDQFETDAVIHMGACSSTTELDADFLMENNYRYTQYVCRFCLAHGARFINASSAATYGNGEYGFKDDHDGIDKLRPLNMYGYSKQLFDIWAKDSGILDQIVSLKFFNVFGPNEYHKDDMKSVICKAHKQILETGQLKLFKSYRDEYPHGGQKRDFVYIKDCVDIMAWFLEHKDTGGIFNIGTGTARTWNDLANSVFTALDKEPNIEYIPMPESIRDKYQYFTQADMGKLSAVGCDVKMTSLEDGAKDYVQNYLNQDNPYLTSR
- a CDS encoding OmpA family protein; its protein translation is MNQSKKMLMLTLAAVMVFTFAMAATASAKMVKQVDNFILFVDQSGSMAMTHEGLGEKKIDLAVQTIKAMNKAIPELDYNSAVFMFAPFEAKCPPKAYDKASVDAAADRITTEYEIFNRSTPLGAGLADVAPVVASMSGKTALVIFTDGDSNIGADPVGVAQDLYKTYGDNLCVHVVSFADNAAGEATINGIRKAFPCSVATDAATLMNTAAMDQYAEQVFYDVVADEPTPAPVVTPMAKEVVSFNLNFGFDKYAITDEMVPVLEQAKMILEEDSAATYEVSGYTDSTGAEAYNQGLSERRANSVVEWLTANGIDASRLEAKGYGETNPKYDNTTKEGRRLNRRVEIQTK
- a CDS encoding YwbE family protein, which encodes MDGQKRKDISPGLQVNIVLKKDQRSGRLTQGVVAKLLTKSPTHPHGIKVRLEDGQVGRVKEILPE
- a CDS encoding YaiI/YqxD family protein; amino-acid sequence: MHIWVDADACPNIIKDILYKVVARRQVKLTLVANISLSVPSSPLINSIVVPSGFDEADNEIARQVSPGDLVITADIPLANAIVDKGATGLNPRGELYTEDNVKGLLRMRNLTEELRSGGMVAGGPPPIGPKDKQEFTNQLDRFLTRNMKKPVL
- a CDS encoding FprA family A-type flavoprotein translates to MKPVEIKNDIFWIGSVDWNRRNFHGYSNSPMGTTYNNFLIMDENVTLVDTVAEEFWGTLQCNIAQVLGDRKIDYFVINHLEPDHAGCLALAIEKYQPKKIYTSPMGQKAMMAHFHYKDWPVEVVPTGTEICIGKRHLSFIETRMLHWPDSMLTYCPEDKIAFTNDAFGQNWATSERFADEVDRYKLEELMRFYYANIVLPYSPVVLKTMKLLKEMNLELDMLCPDHGLMFRGEDCQWAMDKYVEYAEQKPKNKAVIVYDSMWHSTEKMATAVASALVDEGVSVRLMSMKYNHHSEVMHEVFDSAAVILGSPTHNNGILPLMSDMMTYMKGLRPKDKIGSAIGSFGWSGECVKVLTQWLNDMNMEVVDPVKVKYVPDHDALAKCYEQGKAIAAAIKVKLAE
- the rd gene encoding rubredoxin; the encoded protein is MTDQKENGPMQKYVCEICGYVYDPEQGDPDSDIPAGTSFDDLPEDWLCPICGAPKDNFVPED
- a CDS encoding desulfoferrodoxin; the encoded protein is MGIKMGEIYKCEACGNIVLAIHEGAGDLVCCGQDMVLMAENTVDAAVEKHVPVMTKDGDKITVKVGEVAHPMEEKHYIEWIEVMVGDTCFVKMIKPGDAPEAEFCACGLSGDISVRAYCNLHGLWAA
- the rbr gene encoding rubrerythrin, whose protein sequence is MSLKGTQTEKNLLTAFIGESQARNKYTYFASVAKKEGYVQIFNIFTETANHEKEHAKRLFKFLEGGDAEITATFPAGKIGTTLENLYAAAAGEKEEHECMYPDFAKIARDEGFTEIACVMENIAIAEAYHEERYKSLIANIEAGKVFKKDTEIVWRCQNCGYNHTGTTAPAKCPACDHPQAHFEMKDTNW
- a CDS encoding Fur family transcriptional regulator yields the protein MAHEMGFRLSKQRKVILEELQKVTCHPTADEVYDMVRKIIPRISLGTVYRNLEFLSSQGLILKLGGPGEQKRFDGTAEPHPHIRCEICTAVADVECDIVIPQLPEEYAAGYKILNTNVEFVGICPKCQKEQQ
- a CDS encoding methyl-accepting chemotaxis protein yields the protein MKFIRKSLGVKVILLSSILTVVAFAGLFIYNSISTRDHTLHEVESAAERVADMLYIAIEDPMAVGDNEGTEIKFEDMAARYPDTKVYMTDYKGEVTYATEPEAERKNIFKIRHENGLPDLIRKSLKEKIVAGELMDIDGKLHFAEVKSIENSAECYHCHGRSRKILGSMVVAIDVSPQFNALKDNQFKSAAISVFGVIALLTALIIFMRRAIVNRITNIAATTEEVSKGNLDAKFTVTGSDELGSLSRYLGEMVDQIRDQLQYNQSVLDGIVVPLFVSDKDLRLQFINPPLRTILGLSEEEVKGRFVSDIFVCDSENEATCNAADVIGLGEPVTGRFVYQRNDGVDFPLLFEASPLKDAEGKAVGVICVLIDLTREEEDKKNIDLQRQNLLVVANEVTEVANRLNEASDALSDHMRELARGVDTTADQTSQVATAMEEMNATVLEVARNASETAEASNRANKVAADGGTVVGETVVEINTVADITENLAVALGSLSSRAENIGKVMAVINDIADQTNLLALNAAIEAARAGEAGRGFAVVADEVRKLAEKTMDATKEVEGAISLIQQSTADVVKEMDSAKERVLNTSGMAQKAGGVLDEIVQHSNSIADRVNGIAAAAEQQSSTSDEINTRVTQINDLSQEVLSGIQESNRGILEVSEMAQNLSELVAKFRN